A region of Tigriopus californicus strain San Diego chromosome 7, Tcal_SD_v2.1, whole genome shotgun sequence DNA encodes the following proteins:
- the LOC131883562 gene encoding ammonium transporter Rh type B-B-like codes for MAHHYWRRAGHVPVMIVLQIIFIILFAIFVIYNPKNAQYGKHTNANGREIMKDYPLFQDVHVMIFVGFGFLMTFLKKYGLSAVSLNMMCAVISLQWATLVIGFFHMHYDADVLIEDGEEIQLVDGINTTVTKYRHEYIEYPHGYIYLDLKESMLFSDFAAAAVLISFGAVIGTTSPLQLIVMTLIEIVLFVVNEVIGRQYLGAIDAGDSIFVHTFGAYFGLAVSRMLYSKHAVQNNKQGSAYTSDLFSMVGTIFLWMFWPSFNGAAALYGEAQHRAILNTYFSLCASVTSAFAFSALLNEHNKFVMEHIQNATLAGGVAIGAVADLFIQPYGALVVGSVAGFVSVLGFEYLTPFLERKFKIHDTCGVHNLHGMPGIIGTLLSILLAGIATTDVYGRGLTEVYPALAVQEDHGHVTVPINQTMQALNQLWAGLITIAFAITGGIVTGFILNLIGRWQAMDDMNRPGSTVVKLALNVGNAFTQQLGIREALPRDAYFDDNLFFEVHNDEKTMIVTQHDGHKAEYNHTHQAKRMHSIDMNMYSNPGSRRVSLAPSTNSRD; via the exons ATGGCGCATCATTACTGGCGACGTGCGGGTCATGTGCCCGTCATGATTGTACTCCAGATCATCTTTATCattttatttgccatttttgtaaTTTACAACCCCAAGAATGCGCAATATGGCAAGCACACCAACGCCAATGGACGAGAAATTATGAAAGACTATCCAC TGTTCCAGGATGTCCATGTGATGATCTTCGTGGGATTTGGTTTCCTCATGACGTTCTTGAAAAAGTATGGCTTGAGTGCCGTGTCATTGAACATGATGTGCGCCGTGATCTCACTTCAATGGGCCACTTTGGTCATTGGATTCTTTCATATGCACTATGATGCTGATGTCTTGATTGAAGATGGTGAGGAGATCCAATTGGTGGATGGCATTAATACCACGGTCACCAAGTATAGGCATGAGTACATCGAATACCCTCATGGCTATATCTACTTGGATCTAAAGGAAAG TATGTTGTTCAGTGATTTTGCCGCAGCAGCGGTTTTAATCTCCTTTGGTGCCGTGATTGGAACCACCTCCCCGCTGCAACTCATCGTCATGACCCTCATCGAAATCGTTTTATTCGTCGTCAACGAGGTGATTGGCCGTCAGTACTTGGGCGCCATTGACGCTGGAGATTCCATCTTCGTTCACACCTTTGGggcatattttggtttggctgTCTCCAGGATGTTGTACTCCAAGCATGCGGTCCAAAACAATAAGCAGGGCTCGGCGTACACCTCCGATCTATTCTCTATGGTGGGTACCATCTTTTTGTGGATGTTCTGGCCGAGCTTCAACGGAGCTGCTGCCCTCTATGGCGAAGCCCAACATCGAGCCATCTTGAATACGTACTTCTCGCTTTGTGCCTCAGTCACGTCGGCCTTTGCCTTCTCGGCCTTGCTTAATGAGCACAACAAGTTCGTTATG GAACACATTCAAAACGCCACCTTGGCTGGTGGAGTGGCTATTGGTGCTGTGGCCGATTTGTTTATCCAGCCCTATGGAGCCTTGGTGGTTGGATCTGTTGCTGGATTTGTTTCCGTCCTTGGATTTGAATATCTGACG CCTTTTCTGGAGCGTAAGTTCAAGATCCATGACACGTGTGGCGTACACAACTTGCACGGAATGCCCGGAATCATTGGAACCCTTTTAAGTATCTTGTTAGCTGGTATTGCCACCACCGATGTCTATGGACGAGG ATTGACTGAAGTCTACCCAGCTTTGGCTGTTCAAGAGGATCATGGACATGTTACCGTACCCATTAACCAGACTATGCAAGCTCTCAATCAATTGTGGGCGGGCCTAATCACCATAGCTTTCGCCATAACTGGAGGCATAGTCACAG gtttCATCTTGAACCTAATCGGTCGTTGGCAAGCTATGGATGATATGAACCGTCCGGGATCCACGGTCgtcaaattggccttgaacgTAGGCAACGCCTTCACTCAACAATTGGGAATCCGCGAGGCCTTGCCTCGAGACGCTTACTTTGATGACAACCTGTTCTTCGAGGTTCACAACGACGAAAAGACCATGATCGTGACTCAACATGATGGCCACAAGGCTGAATACAATCACACCCATCAAGCCAAGCGAATGCACTCGATCGATATGAACATGTATTCCAACCCGGGTTCTCGTCGAGTGTCCTTGGCTCCAAGTACTAACTCCAGAGATTAA
- the LOC131884293 gene encoding oocyte zinc finger protein XlCOF22-like isoform X2 has translation MDEPDIMKEEEELDDEMDEIDDMADPLSLVKVGLTESMNGSSDEDDSDSSNEDDSDPSKHQCSECQAFFSTSKNLRQHFRLSHQNQCYWTCFDCGAVFNDVELFKLHLIKLHKVTKEVFSLDDPQENPVLCPKYTMEVNIQTCPECNMQFGSKVSLNIHRLKRHISKTTSKNVPCPVCQEEAVDLTAHVRKEHNIDGVVCPQCGKILSKTCTLNRHLEQVHLNLQIHKPAKCNQCGKVFSKKGHLDRHIRTIHMGIKETSEPCPYCGKIFSTKSSLEPHIQMVHQGVRRACPECGKVLSDLWKHMRTVHGFYRRKAKIPKDSLEMPSANEVLTPSSPPPPELMMMKPKKRAGSGSPMSMSPTFEMPSHIQALVSKAMNASPTPPKPSKRRSFQAEPIYDGLEIDATNLEEAMLTPSVKITKIRSTNSAKGKMNQVSHK, from the exons ATGGACGAACCCGACATTatgaaagaggaggaggaattgGACGATGAAATGGACGAGATCGACGATATGGCTGATCCACTCAGCTTGGTTAAAGTGGGTCTGACCGAATCCATGAATGGATCTTCGGATGAGGACGATAGTGATTCCTCGAATGAAGATGACTCGGATCCAAGCAAACATCAGTGTTCAGAGTGTCAAGCGTTTTTCTCCACGTCCAAGAATCTCAGACAACACTTTCGTCTAagccatcaaaatcaatgctatTGGACGTGTTTTGACTGTGGAGCGGTCTTCAATGATGTGGAACTCTTCAAGTTGCATTTAATAAAACTACACAAAGTCACCAAAGAGGTGTTCAGTCTAGATGACCCGCAAGAGAACCCGGTGCTATGTCCAAAATACACCATGGAAGTGAATATCCAAACCTGTCCCGAGTGCAACATGCAATTTGGTAGTAAAGTGTCACTGAACATCCATCGCCTGAAGCGGCACATCTCAAAAACCACGTCAAAAAATGTCCCCTGTCCGGTGTGCCAAGAGGAGGCCGTAGATCTCACAGCCCATGTCAGAAAGGAGCACAACATAGATGGAGTGGTGTGTCCTCAGTGTGGCAAGATCTTGTCTAAAACTTGCACCCTTAATCGgcatttggaacaagttcaTCTAAATCTGCAGATCCACAAACCGGCAAAGTGTAATCAATGTGGAAAGGTCTTTTCCAAGAAGGGCCATTTGGACCGTCACATTCGAACTATTCATATGGGCATCAAAGAAACGTCTGAGCCTTGTCCATACTGCGGCAAGATTTTCAGCACCAAATCTTCCCTTGAACCTCACATTCAAATG GTTCACCAAGGGGTAAGAAGGGCTTGCCCCGAGTGCGGAAAAGTACTCTCCGACCTGTGGAAGCACATGAGAACAGTCCATGGGTTCTATAGACGCAAGGCCAAGATTCCCAAAGATTCCCTGGAGATGCCATCCGCGAATGAGGTCCTCACACCCTCCTCTCCGCCTCCACCAgagctgatgatgatgaagccaAAGAAGCGCGCTGGCTCCGGATCGCCAATGTCCATGTCGCCCACGTTCGAAATGCCCAGCCACATTCAGGCTTTGGTCTCGAAAGCAATGAACGCATCACCCACTCCCCCCAAGCCATCTAAACGACGGTCGTTTCAAGCTGAGCCTATTTACGATGGATTAGAGATTGATGCCACCAATTTAGAGGAGGCCATGCTAACTCCGAGCGTCAAGATTACGAAGATCCGGTCCACGAACTCTGCCAAAGGCAAGATGAACCAGGTTTCGCACAAGTAA
- the LOC131884293 gene encoding oocyte zinc finger protein XlCOF22-like isoform X1 → MSSSWAERSLFILQRIAHDLSNRETVRRATMDEPDIMKEEEELDDEMDEIDDMADPLSLVKVGLTESMNGSSDEDDSDSSNEDDSDPSKHQCSECQAFFSTSKNLRQHFRLSHQNQCYWTCFDCGAVFNDVELFKLHLIKLHKVTKEVFSLDDPQENPVLCPKYTMEVNIQTCPECNMQFGSKVSLNIHRLKRHISKTTSKNVPCPVCQEEAVDLTAHVRKEHNIDGVVCPQCGKILSKTCTLNRHLEQVHLNLQIHKPAKCNQCGKVFSKKGHLDRHIRTIHMGIKETSEPCPYCGKIFSTKSSLEPHIQMVHQGVRRACPECGKVLSDLWKHMRTVHGFYRRKAKIPKDSLEMPSANEVLTPSSPPPPELMMMKPKKRAGSGSPMSMSPTFEMPSHIQALVSKAMNASPTPPKPSKRRSFQAEPIYDGLEIDATNLEEAMLTPSVKITKIRSTNSAKGKMNQVSHK, encoded by the exons ATGAGCTCCTCGTGGGCTGAGCGGAGTTTGTTCATTCTCCAGAGGATTGCCCACGACTTGTCCAACAGAGAAACAGTACGAA GGGCCACCATGGACGAACCCGACATTatgaaagaggaggaggaattgGACGATGAAATGGACGAGATCGACGATATGGCTGATCCACTCAGCTTGGTTAAAGTGGGTCTGACCGAATCCATGAATGGATCTTCGGATGAGGACGATAGTGATTCCTCGAATGAAGATGACTCGGATCCAAGCAAACATCAGTGTTCAGAGTGTCAAGCGTTTTTCTCCACGTCCAAGAATCTCAGACAACACTTTCGTCTAagccatcaaaatcaatgctatTGGACGTGTTTTGACTGTGGAGCGGTCTTCAATGATGTGGAACTCTTCAAGTTGCATTTAATAAAACTACACAAAGTCACCAAAGAGGTGTTCAGTCTAGATGACCCGCAAGAGAACCCGGTGCTATGTCCAAAATACACCATGGAAGTGAATATCCAAACCTGTCCCGAGTGCAACATGCAATTTGGTAGTAAAGTGTCACTGAACATCCATCGCCTGAAGCGGCACATCTCAAAAACCACGTCAAAAAATGTCCCCTGTCCGGTGTGCCAAGAGGAGGCCGTAGATCTCACAGCCCATGTCAGAAAGGAGCACAACATAGATGGAGTGGTGTGTCCTCAGTGTGGCAAGATCTTGTCTAAAACTTGCACCCTTAATCGgcatttggaacaagttcaTCTAAATCTGCAGATCCACAAACCGGCAAAGTGTAATCAATGTGGAAAGGTCTTTTCCAAGAAGGGCCATTTGGACCGTCACATTCGAACTATTCATATGGGCATCAAAGAAACGTCTGAGCCTTGTCCATACTGCGGCAAGATTTTCAGCACCAAATCTTCCCTTGAACCTCACATTCAAATG GTTCACCAAGGGGTAAGAAGGGCTTGCCCCGAGTGCGGAAAAGTACTCTCCGACCTGTGGAAGCACATGAGAACAGTCCATGGGTTCTATAGACGCAAGGCCAAGATTCCCAAAGATTCCCTGGAGATGCCATCCGCGAATGAGGTCCTCACACCCTCCTCTCCGCCTCCACCAgagctgatgatgatgaagccaAAGAAGCGCGCTGGCTCCGGATCGCCAATGTCCATGTCGCCCACGTTCGAAATGCCCAGCCACATTCAGGCTTTGGTCTCGAAAGCAATGAACGCATCACCCACTCCCCCCAAGCCATCTAAACGACGGTCGTTTCAAGCTGAGCCTATTTACGATGGATTAGAGATTGATGCCACCAATTTAGAGGAGGCCATGCTAACTCCGAGCGTCAAGATTACGAAGATCCGGTCCACGAACTCTGCCAAAGGCAAGATGAACCAGGTTTCGCACAAGTAA